In Rubrobacter radiotolerans DSM 5868, a genomic segment contains:
- the lepB gene encoding signal peptidase I, whose amino-acid sequence MEPRKTPAGRRRSGSAVEFAAILSVCLVLVFGGVRPFVAEVFLLPSASMSPTLLPGERVLVEKVTLRLGAPERGDLVAFERGGGVEIKRVAGLPGDRVEVRDGVLFVDGERLREPYVDYRLTDGSFFGPVRVSEGSVFVLGDNRSNSLDSRELGPVAEGDLLGRVVGRGF is encoded by the coding sequence ATGGAGCCGCGGAAGACTCCGGCCGGGCGGCGGAGGTCCGGGAGCGCTGTGGAGTTCGCCGCGATCCTCTCCGTTTGTCTGGTGCTCGTGTTCGGTGGGGTGCGTCCGTTCGTGGCGGAGGTGTTCCTTCTCCCCTCCGCCAGCATGTCCCCGACCCTGCTCCCCGGCGAGCGTGTCCTTGTCGAGAAGGTAACGCTCCGGCTCGGAGCGCCGGAGAGGGGGGACCTCGTCGCCTTCGAGCGCGGGGGAGGGGTCGAGATAAAGCGCGTCGCGGGTCTCCCCGGCGACCGGGTAGAGGTCCGCGACGGCGTGCTGTTCGTCGACGGCGAGCGCCTGAGGGAGCCCTACGTCGACTACCGGCTCACCGACGGGAGCTTCTTCGGTCCCGTCAGGGTCTCGGAGGGGAGCGTCTTCGTGCTGGGTGACAACCGCTCGAACTCCCTCGACTCCCGCGAGCTCGGTCCGGTGGCGGAGGGGGACCTTCTCGGCAGGGTCGTCGGGAGGGGCTTCTAG
- a CDS encoding response regulator transcription factor codes for MESDVEQNSVERSEREAALQDSSASEEERSDRTIRVVIADDHRLFTVGLARILALQPDMEIAAEVHDGRAAVEASLKTRPDVVLMDISMPLMSGVEATRRIGEELPGTAVLILTMYEDDDHVFRAVRAGARGYVMKDSTPESLTRAIRAVHAGETIMSPRIAQRLLDSEPERKPRVPCTQRELEVLRALSRGLSNKEVARELGISEKTVRNHASSIYRKLHIFDRTQAVLYAIREGLVDLDDLRGPDDPRRRAGRRTRPASPPPARS; via the coding sequence GTGGAGTCGGACGTAGAGCAGAACAGCGTAGAACGCTCGGAACGCGAGGCCGCCTTGCAGGACAGTAGCGCAAGCGAGGAGGAGCGGAGCGACCGGACCATCCGGGTCGTGATCGCCGACGACCACCGGCTCTTCACCGTCGGGCTGGCGAGGATTCTCGCCCTCCAGCCGGACATGGAGATCGCCGCCGAGGTCCACGACGGGCGGGCGGCGGTCGAGGCCAGCCTGAAGACCCGGCCCGACGTCGTGCTCATGGACATCTCGATGCCGCTCATGAGCGGCGTGGAGGCGACGCGCAGGATAGGCGAGGAGCTGCCCGGGACGGCGGTCCTGATCCTGACGATGTACGAGGACGACGACCACGTCTTCCGCGCCGTCCGGGCCGGGGCGCGCGGCTACGTTATGAAGGACTCCACCCCCGAGTCCCTCACGCGTGCCATCCGCGCCGTCCACGCCGGGGAGACGATCATGTCCCCCCGCATAGCGCAGAGGCTCCTCGACTCCGAGCCGGAGCGGAAGCCGCGCGTCCCCTGCACGCAGCGGGAGCTGGAGGTGCTCCGGGCGCTCTCGCGCGGCCTGAGCAACAAAGAGGTCGCAAGGGAGCTCGGCATCTCGGAGAAGACCGTGAGGAATCACGCTTCAAGCATCTACCGCAAGCTGCACATCTTTGACCGGACGCAGGCAGTTTTGTACGCGATCCGGGAGGGACTCGTGGATTTGGACGACCTCAGGGGACCGGACGATCCTCGCCGCCGAGCGGGACGCAGAACACGACCCGCGTCCCCGCCCCCGGCTCGCTCCTGA
- a CDS encoding LuxR C-terminal-related transcriptional regulator produces the protein MSEMSETPGETMEADPARQSRVLLVEDHLSFREALAYVLNEEPRLTVSAQAGTVAEGLARLEEAEIAVVDLGLPDGDGVDLIRSFRRADRGNRSIALTAAVEPAELARAVEAGASGVIHKSTALDGIVDAILLLREGEIPFSRETEELLRLADRTRSRDHEARRIAESFTDREREVLSALARGLENAEIASKLGISVRTQRTHMMHIANKLGAHSRLHALVLAVRYGVVDIR, from the coding sequence ATGAGCGAGATGTCAGAGACACCCGGAGAGACGATGGAGGCAGATCCCGCCCGCCAGAGCCGGGTCCTGCTCGTCGAGGACCACCTCTCCTTCCGGGAGGCGCTCGCCTACGTGTTGAACGAGGAGCCCCGGCTCACCGTCAGCGCGCAGGCCGGGACCGTTGCAGAAGGGCTCGCGCGGCTTGAGGAGGCCGAGATAGCCGTTGTGGACCTCGGGCTGCCCGACGGCGATGGGGTAGACCTTATCCGGTCCTTCCGCCGCGCCGACCGCGGGAACCGTTCCATCGCGCTGACCGCCGCCGTAGAGCCCGCCGAGCTTGCCCGCGCCGTCGAGGCCGGGGCTTCGGGCGTGATCCACAAGTCCACCGCGCTCGACGGGATAGTGGATGCGATCCTGCTGCTGAGGGAGGGGGAGATCCCCTTCTCCCGCGAGACCGAGGAGCTGCTGCGGCTCGCCGACCGCACGAGAAGCCGCGACCACGAGGCGCGGCGCATCGCCGAGAGCTTCACCGACCGCGAGCGCGAGGTGCTCAGCGCCCTCGCCCGGGGCCTGGAGAACGCCGAGATCGCGAGCAAGCTCGGCATCTCCGTGCGGACCCAGCGCACCCACATGATGCACATCGCCAACAAGCTCGGCGCTCACTCCCGCCTCCACGCTCTCGTCCTTGCCGTGCGCTACGGCGTCGTGGACATCCGCTAG
- a CDS encoding copper resistance CopC family protein, with product MRVPHASLARRVALRALLGLAISGLALAAGPVSTAGAHAGLLSASPEYEETVAGAPEQVRLRFNEPVEAVFEPVEVRNGHGERVDLDDARTEPEKPEIVTVGLRKGLPAGEYAVDWRVTSQDGHPVSGEYVFTVAGTADAGAGEEPVPTSTASRERPGLPVGVLVGGLLAGSLVAASLISLRRSGG from the coding sequence ATGCGTGTCCCGCATGCCTCTCTTGCGCGGCGGGTCGCTCTGCGGGCTCTTCTGGGGCTCGCGATCTCGGGGCTCGCGCTCGCCGCCGGTCCGGTGAGCACTGCCGGGGCCCACGCCGGGCTTCTCTCCGCCTCGCCCGAGTACGAGGAGACCGTCGCCGGAGCGCCCGAGCAGGTCCGGCTCCGGTTCAACGAGCCCGTCGAGGCGGTCTTCGAGCCGGTAGAGGTCCGCAACGGGCACGGCGAGCGGGTCGACCTCGATGACGCACGTACGGAGCCCGAGAAACCGGAGATCGTAACGGTCGGCCTCCGGAAAGGACTCCCCGCCGGGGAGTACGCCGTAGACTGGCGCGTAACTTCGCAGGACGGTCACCCCGTGAGCGGCGAGTACGTCTTCACGGTGGCCGGGACGGCCGACGCCGGAGCAGGGGAGGAGCCCGTCCCGACAAGCACCGCGAGCCGGGAGCGTCCGGGGCTACCCGTCGGGGTGCTTGTCGGGGGCTTGCTCGCCGGGAGCCTCGTCGCCGCGAGCCTGATCTCCCTTCGACGAAGCGGCGGGTAG
- a CDS encoding multicopper oxidase family protein encodes MELTRKEMLKLSLLGSAALLLPLERTARTQVSVRDRIPEGRLPRPFRTPFVVPPVARPVRTDATADYYRLTMRRARVQILPAPFGPTTIFGYNGITPGPTIRARRGRGTVVRQINALPQRHPVLGYRPTTSVHLHGSDSEPQYDGWADDVTQPGEYKDYYYPNDQDARTLWYHDHGVHHTAQNAYMGCAAQYHTSDDLEDSLPIPKGYWNGRPGHYDVPLMIRDAIFANSGELIYDDESESNLMGDVILVNGVPWPVMKVERRKYRFRILNASLSRGYRLALSSGDPMTIIGHDGGLAPAPVEVGSFRTGPAERYEVVIDFARRKVGERVVLRNLGVPNSREFASTQRIMRFDVVSDATDAANNSIPSVLNPGEGPYSPMNLQTSEAVRTRRWVFRRKNGLWTINGRTWDPARSDASVGLDDVEVWQFENRGGGWNHPVHVHLIDFRILDRNGKPPFAWERGPKDTAYVGENETVRVLARFGPRRGKYMMHCHNLVHEDHDMMTHFDVGPSGVDPATIDPPRPYDPNNPPPL; translated from the coding sequence ATGGAACTCACGCGAAAGGAGATGCTCAAGCTGAGCCTGCTCGGGAGCGCGGCGCTCCTTCTGCCGCTGGAGCGCACCGCAAGAACCCAGGTCTCGGTGAGGGACCGGATACCGGAGGGGCGGCTCCCGCGGCCCTTCCGGACCCCCTTCGTCGTTCCGCCCGTGGCCCGGCCCGTAAGGACCGACGCGACCGCCGACTACTACCGGCTCACGATGCGCCGGGCAAGGGTCCAGATCCTGCCCGCCCCCTTCGGGCCGACGACGATCTTCGGCTACAACGGCATCACGCCGGGGCCGACGATCCGCGCCCGCCGCGGTCGGGGAACGGTCGTTCGGCAGATAAACGCCCTGCCGCAGAGACACCCCGTCCTCGGCTACCGGCCGACGACCTCCGTGCACCTGCACGGCTCCGACTCGGAGCCCCAGTACGACGGCTGGGCCGACGACGTGACACAGCCCGGCGAGTACAAGGACTACTACTACCCGAACGACCAGGACGCCCGCACGCTCTGGTATCACGATCACGGCGTCCACCACACCGCCCAGAACGCCTACATGGGCTGCGCCGCCCAGTACCACACGAGCGACGACCTGGAAGACTCGCTCCCCATCCCGAAGGGCTACTGGAACGGTCGGCCCGGCCACTACGACGTGCCGCTCATGATCCGGGACGCCATCTTCGCCAACAGCGGGGAGCTGATCTACGACGACGAGAGCGAGTCGAACCTGATGGGGGACGTGATCCTCGTCAACGGCGTGCCCTGGCCCGTGATGAAGGTCGAGCGCCGGAAGTACCGCTTCCGCATCCTGAACGCCTCCCTCTCGCGCGGCTACCGGCTCGCCTTAAGCTCCGGCGATCCAATGACGATAATCGGTCACGACGGCGGGCTCGCCCCCGCGCCGGTCGAGGTCGGGAGCTTCCGCACCGGACCCGCAGAGCGCTACGAGGTCGTAATAGACTTCGCCCGGCGGAAGGTCGGAGAGCGGGTCGTCCTCAGGAACCTCGGCGTCCCGAACTCGCGGGAGTTCGCCTCGACGCAGAGGATCATGCGCTTCGACGTCGTCTCCGATGCGACCGACGCCGCAAACAACAGCATCCCCTCCGTCCTGAACCCCGGAGAGGGTCCCTACAGCCCGATGAACCTCCAGACCTCCGAGGCCGTGAGGACGCGGCGGTGGGTCTTCCGCCGAAAGAACGGCCTGTGGACGATAAACGGCAGGACCTGGGACCCGGCCCGTTCGGACGCAAGCGTCGGCCTCGACGACGTGGAGGTCTGGCAGTTCGAGAACAGGGGCGGCGGCTGGAACCATCCGGTCCACGTCCACCTCATAGACTTCAGGATCCTCGACCGCAACGGCAAGCCGCCCTTCGCCTGGGAGCGCGGCCCCAAGGACACCGCATACGTCGGAGAGAACGAGACCGTGCGCGTCCTAGCGCGCTTCGGACCCCGGCGCGGGAAGTACATGATGCACTGCCACAACCTCGTTCACGAGGACCACGACATGATGACGCACTTCGATGTCGGTCCGAGCGGCGTAGACCCGGCGACAATAGACCCGCCGCGGCCCTACGACCCGAACAACCCACCTCCGCTCTAG
- a CDS encoding response regulator, which translates to MSSVLLVEDHASFSESFAMMLEGVGDLEVVGQAVSVGEARRMSSLKPDVAVVDLGLPDGSGADVIRDLGELSPETKVLVLTASVEREEVAQAIEAGAEGFLHKSSGMTEVIDAIRRLVAGEVLLPPEETIALLRLAARRREEWHRQRMAVMKLTPREIQVLEALAEGLDSEEVARKLGISVETERTHIVNLLGKLGAHSRLEAVVIAVRHSVVEITRAPKSYL; encoded by the coding sequence ATGAGCAGCGTCTTGCTTGTGGAAGATCACGCCTCGTTTAGCGAGTCCTTTGCCATGATGCTCGAAGGCGTCGGGGACTTGGAGGTGGTGGGACAGGCGGTCTCGGTCGGTGAGGCGCGCAGGATGAGCTCTCTGAAACCGGACGTAGCGGTCGTGGACCTCGGGCTGCCCGACGGCAGCGGGGCGGACGTGATCCGGGACCTCGGCGAGCTGAGCCCCGAGACAAAGGTGCTCGTGCTGACGGCGAGCGTGGAGCGCGAGGAGGTCGCCCAGGCCATCGAGGCCGGAGCCGAGGGCTTTCTGCACAAGTCCTCCGGGATGACCGAGGTGATCGACGCCATCCGCCGCCTCGTCGCCGGCGAGGTGCTGCTGCCCCCCGAGGAGACAATAGCCCTGCTCCGGCTCGCCGCCCGCCGCCGCGAGGAGTGGCACCGGCAGAGGATGGCGGTCATGAAGCTCACGCCCCGCGAGATACAGGTCCTTGAGGCCCTCGCCGAGGGACTCGACAGCGAGGAGGTCGCCCGAAAGCTCGGCATAAGCGTCGAGACCGAACGGACCCACATCGTCAACCTGCTCGGCAAGCTCGGGGCTCACTCCCGGCTGGAGGCCGTGGTTATCGCGGTCCGCCACAGCGTGGTCGAGATAACCCGGGCCCCGAAAAGCTACCTCTAG
- a CDS encoding DUF1775 domain-containing protein — MILRPLTLLVTSAGLTLGLASAALAHTEVSPQTVEPGATETFTVSTPGEREAPIVEVRVEVPEGFEVLDVPPADGWEGVVEGDSVVWSGGEIPSGRAQEFAFEARAPEEPGEYAWRAFDRYADGHVSRWTGPPDSESPASVTTVGDSASGGDGSHNHDAASGAADEGSLPETGGPEYSPGPFVLLGIAALIAAACSGSLRRRA; from the coding sequence ATGATCTTACGCCCGCTAACGCTGTTGGTCACCTCGGCCGGTCTCACCCTCGGCCTCGCGAGCGCGGCGCTGGCCCACACGGAGGTCTCGCCGCAGACGGTCGAGCCGGGCGCGACCGAGACATTCACCGTCTCGACCCCGGGCGAGCGGGAGGCCCCGATCGTCGAGGTCCGCGTCGAGGTCCCGGAGGGCTTCGAGGTCCTCGACGTGCCGCCCGCGGACGGCTGGGAGGGCGTCGTCGAAGGCGACTCGGTCGTCTGGAGCGGGGGGGAGATCCCCTCCGGAAGAGCGCAGGAGTTCGCTTTTGAAGCCCGTGCCCCCGAAGAGCCCGGCGAGTACGCCTGGAGAGCCTTCGACCGCTACGCCGACGGACACGTCTCACGGTGGACCGGACCTCCTGACTCCGAGAGCCCGGCCTCCGTAACAACCGTTGGAGACTCCGCCTCCGGCGGCGACGGCTCACATAACCACGATGCGGCCTCCGGAGCGGCGGACGAGGGTTCACTTCCCGAGACGGGCGGCCCGGAGTATTCTCCCGGTCCCTTCGTTCTTCTCGGGATAGCCGCCCTGATCGCCGCCGCCTGCTCCGGTTCCCTGCGGCGGAGGGCCTGA
- a CDS encoding copper resistance D family protein, translated as MLPGTTLALLATSGTHAPGGGGLSGAELLAGLAHGLAQFSAAFTVGLGAFALLVLFPARRRTGVSKVGEERLGSVLLVLSGGLLLAGLVELPVYAVRASGESLSLGLSLEALFGTSVGRVWLVRLAAGFLCAALLAEAIRRPSAARWLAGAAAGGVLLFTFTRQSHAVTAGGLLPVLSDLTHIVAASVWMGGVLGFSLLLSGPLRKLPPEDRSRLLGAAVRRFTRVASVAVAVLLVTGLYAASLHVPSLEALFGTPYGRALIMKSGLLVVLLTVGAINALDRGGEPFGRMVRAEGLLVLGVFVATGFLSTLPPPG; from the coding sequence GTGCTCCCCGGGACCACGCTCGCTCTGCTCGCCACCTCAGGGACCCACGCGCCGGGCGGCGGGGGGCTCTCGGGGGCGGAGCTTCTCGCCGGGCTCGCGCACGGGCTGGCGCAGTTCTCGGCGGCCTTTACCGTCGGTCTCGGGGCCTTCGCCCTGCTCGTCCTGTTCCCCGCGCGCAGGCGGACCGGGGTCTCGAAGGTCGGGGAGGAGCGGCTCGGGAGCGTGCTTCTCGTCCTCTCGGGAGGGCTGCTTCTCGCCGGGCTCGTCGAGCTTCCGGTCTATGCCGTGCGGGCCTCGGGGGAGAGCCTGAGCCTTGGGCTGAGCCTGGAGGCGCTCTTCGGCACGAGCGTCGGGAGGGTCTGGCTTGTGCGCCTTGCAGCGGGCTTTCTCTGCGCCGCGCTGCTCGCTGAGGCCATCCGACGACCCTCGGCGGCGCGCTGGCTCGCGGGCGCGGCGGCCGGGGGGGTGCTCCTGTTCACCTTCACCCGCCAGAGCCACGCGGTAACGGCGGGCGGGCTTCTGCCGGTGCTCTCCGATTTGACGCACATCGTTGCGGCCTCGGTGTGGATGGGCGGCGTGCTCGGCTTCTCGCTCCTGCTGAGCGGCCCGCTCCGAAAGCTCCCGCCCGAGGACCGGAGCCGGCTCCTCGGAGCGGCGGTCCGGAGGTTCACGCGCGTAGCCTCCGTCGCCGTCGCGGTCCTTCTCGTAACCGGACTGTACGCCGCAAGCCTCCACGTCCCGAGCCTCGAAGCCCTCTTCGGGACCCCCTACGGGCGCGCCCTGATAATGAAAAGCGGCCTGCTCGTCGTGCTTCTCACCGTCGGGGCGATCAACGCCCTCGACCGCGGCGGCGAGCCCTTCGGCCGCATGGTCCGCGCCGAGGGGCTCCTGGTCCTCGGAGTCTTTGTCGCGACGGGCTTTCTCTCGACCCTTCCGCCCCCGGGCTAG